The Spirosoma radiotolerans genome has a window encoding:
- a CDS encoding outer membrane protein assembly factor BamD, which yields MQHRHIGKILLGIWVAFLLGSCSPFSKLQKSGSDDEKYKGAIQYYKKGDWYRAGLLFEELIPVLKGSTESEMAQFYYAYTQYQQQQYLLSATLFKKFYETFARSDYAQEAMYMYAYSLYKDTPSFNLDQSNTLTATSALQDFINAYPDSKYKDESTKLILELRGKLERKAYEKAKLYYKTSGFNIASYKSSVIAINNFQKEFPDSQYNEELAFLKVDAEFSLAQNSLETKQKERYLEAISYHQAFIDKYPNSQFLKQSEKMFETSQKEIERLDKLEQEREKEKERLKDANRPAKVTAAN from the coding sequence ATGCAACACCGTCATATTGGTAAAATTCTGTTGGGGATTTGGGTAGCGTTTCTGCTTGGATCATGTAGCCCGTTTTCAAAACTACAGAAAAGTGGGAGCGATGACGAGAAGTACAAAGGTGCCATACAGTATTATAAAAAAGGAGACTGGTACCGGGCAGGGTTACTATTCGAAGAGTTAATTCCCGTATTGAAAGGCAGCACCGAGTCAGAAATGGCTCAGTTCTATTATGCCTACACGCAATATCAGCAACAGCAATACTTGCTGAGTGCTACACTGTTCAAGAAATTTTATGAGACGTTTGCGCGTTCCGACTACGCTCAGGAAGCTATGTATATGTATGCTTACTCACTGTATAAAGATACGCCTTCGTTTAATCTTGACCAATCGAATACCTTGACGGCGACATCAGCCCTTCAAGACTTCATCAACGCTTATCCCGACAGCAAATACAAGGATGAATCAACCAAACTGATTCTTGAACTGCGCGGGAAGCTGGAACGTAAAGCATACGAAAAAGCTAAATTGTATTATAAAACCAGCGGCTTTAACATTGCCTCTTACAAGTCATCCGTTATTGCCATTAACAACTTTCAAAAGGAGTTTCCAGACTCGCAATACAATGAGGAACTGGCGTTTCTAAAAGTTGATGCGGAATTCAGTCTGGCTCAAAACAGTCTGGAAACCAAGCAGAAGGAACGTTATTTGGAGGCAATCAGTTATCACCAGGCGTTTATTGATAAGTATCCCAATAGCCAATTCCTGAAGCAATCGGAGAAGATGTTTGAAACCAGCCAGAAAGAAATCGAACGTCTGGATAAGCTGGAGCAGGAGCGTGAAAAGGAAAAAGAACGATTAAAAGATGCCAACCGCCCGGCAAAGGTGACGGCAGCCAATTAA
- a CDS encoding c-type cytochrome → MNRCLSGLVGILFVSISLVSCQTDEEIKRQRYITEGILIFKNNCANCHQDKGQGVASLYPPIAGSDYLRDKKSVICLIRYGQQGKIVVNGKVYNRPMPAQPQLSDLEVAELITYMYNEWGGETKLTNVKDVTPILNACKK, encoded by the coding sequence ATGAACAGATGCCTGAGCGGACTTGTCGGTATCCTTTTTGTCTCTATTTCTCTTGTGTCGTGTCAGACCGACGAAGAAATCAAGCGGCAGCGGTACATTACAGAAGGTATTCTTATTTTCAAAAATAATTGCGCCAACTGCCACCAGGATAAGGGCCAGGGAGTTGCCTCGCTTTATCCGCCTATTGCCGGGTCAGATTATTTAAGGGATAAGAAGAGCGTAATCTGTTTGATTCGGTATGGCCAGCAGGGTAAGATTGTGGTCAATGGCAAAGTTTACAACCGGCCCATGCCCGCGCAACCTCAACTTAGTGATCTGGAGGTGGCTGAGTTAATTACTTATATGTATAATGAATGGGGGGGCGAAACGAAATTGACGAACGTAAAAGACGTTACGCCCATTTTGAATGCGTGCAAAAAGTAG
- a CDS encoding type III pantothenate kinase → METKQPHTISPTELNLVIDWGNSSLKTGWFRRQELIEVNRYESPDALIADFSKRPARHVLVSSTSRPGTDIRRQLTELGSDFWILDNQTAVPIRKGYDTPATLGADRVAAAVGAVTLFPDQACLVLDLGTCLTADLVDQDAVFQGGLISPGLRMRFRAMHEQTARLPLVELPAEINQRWPALTAKNTAQAMQSGVVNGLMFEMNGIIENYRREWPGIVVLVCGGDASSFESRLKPPIFVVPELVLIGLNRILRYNVENLQANTPDVNA, encoded by the coding sequence ATGGAAACAAAACAACCGCACACCATTTCTCCGACGGAGTTGAACTTGGTTATCGACTGGGGTAATTCAAGCCTGAAAACGGGTTGGTTTCGGAGGCAGGAATTGATTGAGGTTAACCGGTATGAATCGCCTGATGCGTTGATTGCTGACTTTAGCAAGCGCCCCGCCAGGCACGTGTTGGTTTCGTCGACAAGTCGTCCCGGCACTGATATTCGCCGTCAGTTGACCGAGCTGGGTTCCGACTTCTGGATACTGGACAACCAAACGGCTGTACCCATACGTAAAGGCTATGACACACCGGCTACCCTGGGTGCCGACCGAGTAGCAGCCGCAGTAGGTGCTGTAACGCTGTTTCCAGATCAGGCCTGTCTGGTGCTTGATCTGGGTACTTGCCTCACCGCCGATCTTGTCGACCAGGATGCGGTTTTTCAGGGCGGGCTGATATCCCCCGGACTGCGCATGCGTTTTCGGGCCATGCATGAGCAAACGGCCCGGCTTCCTTTGGTGGAACTGCCAGCGGAAATAAACCAGCGCTGGCCTGCACTAACGGCTAAGAATACGGCACAGGCCATGCAGAGTGGTGTAGTGAACGGATTGATGTTTGAAATGAACGGAATAATTGAAAACTATCGACGGGAATGGCCGGGGATTGTGGTTCTGGTGTGCGGGGGTGATGCGTCTTCCTTTGAAAGTCGTCTTAAACCGCCGATATTTGTGGTTCCTGAATTGGTTCTGATTGGGTTGAATCGAATTTTACGCTATAATGTTGAGAATTTACAAGCGAATACGCCAGACGTTAACGCATAG
- a CDS encoding DNA-directed RNA polymerase subunit omega: MATNPSIITRNSDKIAGQTGNLYESVSIISKRARQIATKNKEELSNKLSEFVSAVDNLEEVFENREQIEISKFYERMPKPTSIATDEFLEGKVYWRYSDEDAQQ, encoded by the coding sequence ATGGCAACAAATCCATCGATTATTACCCGCAATAGCGACAAGATAGCGGGTCAAACCGGGAATCTGTACGAATCGGTATCGATCATTTCGAAACGCGCTCGTCAGATTGCAACCAAAAACAAAGAAGAGTTAAGCAACAAATTGTCGGAATTCGTTTCGGCGGTTGATAACCTCGAAGAAGTTTTTGAAAACCGCGAACAGATCGAAATTTCGAAGTTTTACGAGCGCATGCCGAAACCAACCTCTATTGCAACCGATGAGTTTCTGGAGGGTAAAGTTTACTGGCGCTACAGCGACGAGGACGCTCAACAATAA
- the porD gene encoding type IX secretion system protein PorD, with protein sequence MKAIRIALLLSCLIGSVQAQELNCQVTVNSDQLFAQQKTDFAYLNQLKGIITEFMNNRRWSNDQFGVSERINCSLNINLLKSLTQGVFEATAQITVTRPVYGTNYETTTFTYVDRAFNFVYLPTTPVYFRDNQFTDDLTSLLAFYANVILAVDYDTFSKQGGNPYVQRAYTITNLAQQGSANGAWQNGGDRRNRYWLIENMQNQQLIPFRDGLYTYHRQGLDVFASNPVQVRKQTLALLSTIRTIGLQLPNSVLISSFFEAKWLELYNILYEGTPAERKQAFDLLSYLDPGKTENYRKLIQ encoded by the coding sequence ATGAAAGCAATACGAATCGCCCTGCTGTTGAGTTGCCTGATTGGTTCCGTCCAGGCTCAGGAATTAAATTGTCAGGTAACCGTCAACTCAGATCAGTTATTTGCTCAGCAAAAAACTGATTTCGCCTATTTAAACCAGTTGAAGGGGATTATCACCGAATTCATGAACAACCGGCGCTGGAGCAATGATCAGTTTGGCGTTTCGGAACGGATCAACTGCTCGCTAAACATAAACCTGCTGAAATCATTGACACAAGGTGTATTTGAAGCAACGGCACAGATTACAGTGACGCGACCAGTGTATGGCACGAACTATGAAACAACCACTTTTACTTATGTCGACCGGGCGTTTAACTTTGTTTATCTGCCAACAACGCCTGTCTATTTCCGGGACAATCAATTCACCGACGATTTAACATCTCTTCTGGCCTTTTATGCCAATGTGATCCTGGCCGTCGATTATGACACCTTCAGTAAGCAGGGGGGAAATCCGTATGTGCAACGGGCTTATACGATCACAAACCTGGCTCAGCAAGGCTCGGCAAATGGAGCCTGGCAAAACGGAGGAGATCGCAGAAACCGGTACTGGCTTATCGAAAATATGCAGAACCAACAGCTAATTCCTTTTCGGGATGGCTTGTATACTTATCACCGGCAAGGGCTGGACGTTTTTGCCTCGAACCCCGTACAGGTACGGAAACAGACACTTGCCTTACTGTCTACCATCCGCACGATTGGTTTACAGTTGCCAAACTCCGTCCTGATTAGCTCGTTCTTCGAGGCTAAATGGCTGGAGTTGTATAACATACTATATGAAGGTACACCTGCAGAGCGAAAGCAAGCATTCGATTTACTTTCTTATCTGGACCCAGGCAAGACCGAAAACTACCGAAAATTAATACAGTAA
- the coaBC gene encoding bifunctional phosphopantothenoylcysteine decarboxylase/phosphopantothenate--cysteine ligase CoaBC: MSVAGKRILLGVTGSISAYKSALLVRLLVKAGAEVQVVMTDSAQQFITPLTLATLSKRPVLSAFVNTQSDRPGDGSWNNHVDLGLWADALVIAPASAHIIARCATGLCNDLLSAIYLSARCPVFFAPAMDVDMYHHRTTVDNLRRLESFGNHIIEAEYGELASGLIGEGRLAEPELILAKLNAFWAVPSAPSGLSGKRVLITAGPTQEPIDPVRYISNHSTGKMGYAIANAFAKAGAIVTLVSGPTSLPLPDPSIQRVDVRSAQEMFEATQMAFADADIVVLSAAVADYTPAHPADQKIKKKETFFSLELTKTTDIAATLGTRKQPGQLMMGFALETDNERENALKKLYAKNLDWIVLNSLRDLGAGFGHDTNKITVIDKDEQIHEFALKSKDEVAQDLVSLVKKSL; encoded by the coding sequence ATGTCAGTAGCGGGCAAGCGAATTCTTTTGGGAGTTACGGGTAGCATTTCAGCCTACAAATCGGCCCTGCTGGTTCGGCTGTTGGTGAAAGCAGGCGCCGAGGTACAGGTCGTCATGACCGATTCAGCCCAGCAGTTTATAACACCCCTTACGCTGGCCACTCTGTCCAAACGGCCCGTGCTATCCGCGTTTGTGAATACCCAAAGCGATCGTCCTGGCGATGGCAGCTGGAATAATCACGTGGATCTCGGTCTCTGGGCCGATGCCCTTGTGATAGCACCCGCTTCAGCTCATATAATAGCCCGCTGTGCCACAGGGCTTTGCAATGATTTACTATCAGCTATCTATCTGTCAGCCCGTTGTCCGGTCTTTTTTGCGCCAGCCATGGATGTCGACATGTATCATCATCGAACTACGGTTGACAACCTACGCCGACTCGAATCATTTGGCAACCACATTATAGAGGCTGAGTACGGCGAATTAGCCAGTGGATTAATTGGGGAAGGCCGACTGGCTGAACCAGAACTCATTCTGGCGAAGCTCAATGCGTTCTGGGCAGTGCCTTCAGCGCCGTCAGGTTTATCCGGAAAGCGGGTATTGATCACGGCAGGGCCAACTCAGGAACCCATTGACCCGGTTCGATACATCAGCAATCACTCAACGGGCAAAATGGGTTATGCCATTGCTAATGCTTTTGCCAAAGCGGGTGCCATCGTTACCCTGGTGAGTGGGCCAACATCCTTGCCCCTCCCCGATCCGTCTATTCAGCGGGTTGATGTTCGCTCGGCGCAGGAGATGTTTGAGGCTACACAGATGGCCTTCGCCGACGCCGATATTGTGGTGTTGAGCGCGGCCGTTGCTGATTACACGCCCGCCCACCCCGCCGATCAGAAAATAAAGAAAAAAGAAACATTCTTTTCACTGGAGCTGACCAAGACTACTGATATTGCGGCCACGCTTGGCACCCGCAAACAGCCGGGACAGTTGATGATGGGTTTTGCGCTGGAAACAGATAATGAACGCGAGAACGCATTGAAAAAACTTTACGCTAAAAACTTAGACTGGATTGTATTAAATTCACTTCGCGATTTAGGAGCGGGCTTTGGGCACGACACCAACAAAATCACCGTTATTGATAAAGACGAACAAATCCATGAATTTGCCCTAAAATCGAAGGATGAAGTGGCACAGGATTTGGTAAGTTTAGTTAAGAAATCGCTCTGA
- a CDS encoding SCO family protein, whose amino-acid sequence MSKQKLTPVSNRHVSFWGRNNTWFLLIGSLITLASCNSTDSKLPILGQREAVTKTVDGKSVTDSVYQSVPDFKFVSQYGDTVTAKTLDNKIYVADFFFTTCPTICPKMKVQLKRVYEKFKGNPDVMLLSHTIDPAHDSVSVLKEFAQNLGVTGRQWLFVTGDREKIYDIGQNSYMVTAQADSTAPGGVVHSGAFILVDKAKHIRGIYDGTTETGVDKLMTDMNRLLAEYKP is encoded by the coding sequence ATGTCAAAACAAAAGTTAACACCAGTATCGAACAGGCACGTCAGTTTTTGGGGAAGAAATAATACCTGGTTTCTCCTTATTGGCTCACTCATCACCCTCGCTTCGTGCAATTCGACGGATAGCAAACTTCCCATTTTGGGCCAGCGGGAGGCCGTCACCAAAACCGTTGACGGCAAATCAGTAACTGATTCCGTTTACCAGTCCGTTCCGGATTTCAAGTTTGTTAGTCAGTATGGCGATACGGTTACGGCCAAAACGCTCGATAACAAGATTTACGTAGCCGATTTCTTCTTCACCACTTGTCCGACAATTTGTCCTAAAATGAAGGTACAATTGAAGCGGGTGTACGAGAAGTTTAAGGGCAATCCTGACGTCATGCTGCTTTCGCACACCATCGACCCGGCGCACGATTCAGTATCAGTGCTGAAAGAATTTGCGCAGAACCTGGGCGTAACGGGTCGTCAGTGGTTGTTTGTTACCGGCGACCGCGAGAAAATTTACGACATTGGACAGAACAGTTATATGGTAACGGCGCAGGCTGATTCAACAGCACCGGGGGGCGTTGTGCACAGTGGTGCCTTTATTTTAGTCGACAAAGCCAAGCATATTCGGGGAATTTATGATGGTACGACCGAAACCGGGGTTGACAAATTAATGACCGACATGAATCGGTTGCTAGCCGAGTACAAACCATGA
- a CDS encoding outer membrane protein transport protein, whose product MLRIYKRIRQTLTHSLLAVAATSPMVLAQGLGNSPYSAQGIGELYSPGNITNMGMGDVGVSNANPFYLNLQNPALLARRSRFTVFEVGLISQSKTIKQNISNDLKSQSNFAGNLGYLALSFPANSRWNISLNLKPYTYVNYNIQRVEAVPGTAYTAVYNYTGKGGLNKATFANGFRLTKNIYAGVEASFLFGNITNSSDARAALSSSGDLLVTHLNRTNYSDIVYKLGAAWRPKLNDTWTLNVGATYDPQIRVKATQTDIYQQTTLSGQAITAPDTARLNSNALSTLPQQMHFGVSVEKGNTLLIGVDAGFQKWSEYRTADNRPGNLADAMNVGAGIEYTPKPTSNRYRDLITYRAGFQYNKLPYQTNGTQLTDINGSLGISIPLGAYYVNHVTLSLVGGQRGVLTGTQIKEQYVRIGIGFSLNDVWFRKTVID is encoded by the coding sequence ATGTTGAGAATTTACAAGCGAATACGCCAGACGTTAACGCATAGTTTGCTGGCTGTTGCCGCGACATCGCCGATGGTATTGGCGCAGGGATTGGGTAACTCCCCTTATTCTGCCCAGGGCATTGGTGAATTATACAGCCCCGGTAATATAACAAACATGGGCATGGGTGATGTGGGCGTCAGTAACGCCAATCCATTCTATCTAAATTTGCAAAATCCCGCTTTGCTGGCTCGTCGGTCGCGTTTTACCGTGTTTGAAGTAGGCTTGATCAGCCAATCGAAAACCATTAAACAAAATATCAGCAATGACCTGAAGTCCCAGAGCAATTTTGCTGGTAACCTGGGTTATCTGGCGTTGTCTTTTCCGGCCAACAGCCGCTGGAACATCTCACTGAACCTGAAACCATACACGTACGTCAATTATAATATTCAGCGCGTAGAGGCTGTGCCTGGTACTGCTTACACGGCTGTGTATAATTATACCGGTAAGGGAGGATTGAACAAAGCGACGTTTGCTAACGGATTTCGACTCACAAAAAATATTTATGCCGGCGTAGAGGCTTCCTTTCTGTTTGGTAATATCACCAACTCGTCAGATGCACGGGCAGCACTCAGTAGTTCCGGTGATTTACTTGTAACCCATTTAAACAGAACGAATTATAGCGATATTGTCTATAAGTTAGGCGCTGCCTGGCGGCCCAAGCTGAATGATACATGGACGCTGAACGTTGGGGCTACCTACGACCCACAAATACGGGTTAAGGCAACCCAAACCGATATTTACCAGCAGACAACCCTGTCTGGACAAGCCATTACGGCTCCTGACACAGCGCGGCTTAACTCCAATGCGTTATCGACATTGCCGCAACAAATGCATTTTGGTGTAAGTGTTGAAAAGGGAAATACCTTGCTGATTGGGGTGGATGCCGGTTTTCAGAAATGGAGCGAGTACCGTACCGCTGATAACCGACCGGGCAATCTTGCCGACGCCATGAACGTTGGGGCTGGTATTGAGTATACGCCTAAACCCACATCGAACCGTTACCGGGATTTGATAACCTACCGCGCTGGCTTTCAGTACAATAAACTTCCTTACCAAACAAACGGTACGCAGCTTACAGACATAAATGGTAGCCTGGGTATATCCATTCCTCTGGGCGCTTATTATGTCAATCACGTAACGCTCTCGCTGGTTGGCGGGCAGCGGGGTGTGCTGACCGGGACACAAATTAAGGAGCAATATGTCCGAATAGGCATTGGCTTCTCCTTAAACGACGTTTGGTTCCGGAAAACAGTTATTGACTAA
- the lptC gene encoding LPS export ABC transporter periplasmic protein LptC: MEKVAFKKQGRCAERVSAVFYASFIILLVLSLAACEEKKQAKKVNPYSGPIEEINDVRLLYSEAAKLKVKLTTAKQFRYMNENRRYPKPVYIVFYNPTGEEVTTIRSDSGQYDKAKDLYIVMGNVVVVNKQKQEKLLTPELNWKPQTKKVFTDKRVTILSQLTGEKLYGIGLDANQDFSQYSIRKPTGIFNMEGGI; the protein is encoded by the coding sequence ATGGAAAAAGTAGCATTCAAGAAGCAAGGCAGATGTGCCGAACGGGTAAGCGCTGTTTTTTACGCGTCGTTCATTATTCTTCTGGTACTCTCGCTGGCAGCCTGCGAAGAAAAAAAACAGGCAAAAAAAGTAAATCCCTATTCGGGACCAATTGAAGAAATCAATGATGTACGCCTGCTCTACAGCGAAGCGGCTAAATTAAAGGTCAAACTGACAACAGCCAAGCAGTTTCGATACATGAATGAGAATCGACGTTATCCCAAACCGGTCTATATTGTTTTTTATAACCCAACGGGCGAGGAAGTTACGACTATCCGATCGGATTCGGGCCAGTATGACAAGGCTAAAGATTTATACATTGTGATGGGAAACGTGGTCGTCGTTAATAAGCAAAAGCAGGAAAAGCTACTCACCCCAGAACTAAACTGGAAACCACAAACCAAAAAAGTCTTTACCGATAAGCGAGTGACTATTCTGAGCCAGCTAACCGGTGAAAAACTTTATGGAATTGGGCTGGACGCGAATCAGGACTTTAGTCAATACTCGATCCGCAAACCGACGGGTATATTCAACATGGAAGGCGGAATTTGA
- the recN gene encoding DNA repair protein RecN — MLSHLLIKNYALIDELELSPDRELNIVTGETGAGKSIILGAIGLLLGNRADTRVLYNPEQKCIIEGTIGVSGYQIERIFEEEELDYSDSCIVRREIGVSGKSRAFVNDTPVNLETLRRVTSQMMDIHSQHDSVLLGSNEYQLEIVDTYAQNEAQLRAYRSDYQAYRAKKTHYDQLQAEASAMRKEFDYNNFLYEELVKAQLVPDEQESLEQELTILENAEDIKERLQVAYEYLDNTEQSVIDFLKGTVSNLAYISKLSNQYEQLLQRAQSSLIELRDLADEISIEQDRVDIDDTRAETIRERLNLMYQLQTKHQVKDVAALIALRDELGLKVSKVLNLDDALTDAKAQADAARAQLQSSANALSASRNTVLQPIETEIGHLLNDLGMPNASLKIHAETGKPTPTGVDTISFLFSANKGVKPQQLKNVASGGEFSRLMMAIKYILASKRSLPTIVFDEIDAGVSGEIAIKMGNMMRDMAHSHQIIAITHLHQIAGQGTAHYFVYKDHSAAKTVSRIKKLTLDERVNEIAQMIGGKNPSASALKNAREILKQRAVSTAR; from the coding sequence TTGCTTTCGCATTTACTCATAAAAAACTATGCGTTAATTGACGAACTCGAGCTTTCGCCCGACCGTGAACTCAATATTGTCACGGGGGAAACAGGAGCCGGGAAGTCAATTATATTGGGGGCTATCGGGTTGCTGCTTGGCAATCGGGCCGATACGCGGGTGTTGTATAACCCCGAACAGAAATGTATCATCGAGGGTACCATTGGGGTATCCGGCTATCAGATCGAACGAATCTTTGAAGAAGAAGAGCTGGATTATTCGGATTCCTGCATCGTTCGGCGCGAAATTGGCGTGAGTGGAAAGTCACGGGCGTTTGTCAACGACACGCCCGTTAATCTGGAGACGCTTCGGCGCGTCACCAGCCAGATGATGGACATCCACTCCCAGCATGATTCGGTTTTGCTGGGCTCTAATGAATATCAGTTAGAGATTGTTGACACTTATGCCCAAAACGAAGCGCAACTTCGTGCATATCGTTCTGACTATCAAGCTTACCGGGCAAAAAAAACGCATTATGATCAGCTGCAGGCCGAAGCGTCGGCCATGCGCAAAGAGTTTGATTACAACAACTTCCTGTACGAAGAGCTGGTCAAAGCGCAGTTGGTACCCGATGAACAGGAATCGCTCGAACAGGAATTGACGATTCTTGAAAATGCCGAAGACATTAAGGAACGTCTGCAGGTAGCGTATGAATACCTGGATAACACGGAACAGTCGGTTATTGATTTTTTGAAAGGTACAGTCAGCAACCTGGCGTATATCAGTAAATTATCGAATCAGTACGAGCAATTATTGCAACGGGCGCAAAGCAGTCTGATTGAGTTACGTGATTTGGCGGATGAAATCAGCATCGAACAGGATCGCGTCGACATTGATGATACCCGCGCTGAAACCATTCGCGAACGGCTTAACCTGATGTATCAGCTTCAGACAAAACACCAGGTAAAAGACGTAGCGGCTCTGATTGCCCTACGTGATGAACTTGGCCTGAAGGTGAGCAAAGTGTTAAACCTAGACGATGCCCTGACGGATGCGAAAGCCCAGGCCGACGCAGCTCGTGCCCAGCTTCAAAGCAGTGCCAACGCCCTATCGGCCTCCCGAAACACTGTTCTTCAACCGATAGAAACCGAAATCGGCCACTTATTGAATGACCTCGGTATGCCCAATGCATCCTTGAAAATTCATGCCGAAACCGGTAAGCCCACGCCAACGGGTGTCGATACGATTTCGTTCCTGTTTAGTGCTAACAAAGGCGTTAAACCGCAACAGTTAAAAAATGTGGCATCGGGTGGTGAATTTTCGCGCCTGATGATGGCCATTAAATACATACTGGCAAGCAAACGCTCTTTACCCACAATCGTCTTCGATGAAATTGATGCCGGTGTATCAGGCGAGATTGCGATTAAAATGGGCAATATGATGCGCGATATGGCGCATAGTCACCAGATTATCGCCATTACGCACCTCCATCAGATAGCTGGTCAGGGCACTGCACACTACTTTGTTTACAAAGACCACTCGGCGGCTAAAACAGTCAGTCGTATTAAGAAATTAACGCTCGACGAGCGCGTCAATGAAATTGCCCAGATGATCGGCGGCAAGAATCCATCGGCCAGCGCACTTAAGAATGCTCGTGAAATTTTAAAACAACGAGCTGTGTCAACAGCCCGATAA
- a CDS encoding T9SS type A sorting domain-containing protein — protein sequence MKQTILIGVLMGLLTATIPLQAQVAQRDSDARKGSRLELGRTPSVRKTTTGLPAQRFSIAPNPTLSGLDRSMTLHKNSAINEHYRSLLMARSGTKTPAVDNTAAVESVARPATSVQEGKSENRLYTADKLWVSNAYPNPADDVAELDYQFSGPGDAKLILLNVLGAPIAEYELERNATRVRIGTRLLDTGYYLYQLSVDGKKVATKRLLVRHQ from the coding sequence ATGAAACAAACTATACTTATTGGTGTATTGATGGGCTTGCTAACGGCAACGATCCCGCTTCAGGCGCAAGTCGCCCAGCGAGATTCGGATGCTCGTAAAGGAAGCCGACTCGAACTGGGTCGTACTCCATCAGTACGCAAAACAACGACGGGTTTACCGGCGCAACGCTTTTCGATTGCCCCAAACCCAACGTTGTCGGGGCTTGATCGATCAATGACACTGCACAAGAACAGCGCCATCAACGAACATTATCGCTCTCTGCTAATGGCCCGTTCAGGCACCAAAACACCAGCGGTCGACAATACAGCAGCGGTTGAAAGCGTAGCTCGCCCAGCGACTTCAGTGCAGGAAGGGAAATCGGAAAATAGACTGTATACAGCAGACAAATTGTGGGTCTCCAATGCCTATCCGAATCCTGCTGACGATGTTGCCGAACTGGACTATCAGTTTTCCGGACCAGGTGATGCGAAGCTGATTCTATTAAACGTGCTGGGGGCGCCCATTGCCGAGTATGAACTGGAACGGAATGCAACCAGAGTTCGGATTGGAACGCGCCTTCTCGACACAGGTTATTATTTATACCAACTCTCAGTGGATGGCAAAAAAGTAGCGACCAAACGGTTGCTCGTTCGCCACCAGTAA